A region from the Panicum hallii strain FIL2 chromosome 1, PHallii_v3.1, whole genome shotgun sequence genome encodes:
- the LOC112903311 gene encoding transcription factor bHLH94-like, translating to MALEAVVFPMEHLACTAKADSASLGCGFDIDDLEEKGGVVLQVEAAGALPLGDGAATAWDAALCPCSVAPGALEECWDAQRHLSVSPPPVPAPPGGRGKATASAARRRRRRPKAVKNTEEMESQRRNHIAVERNRRRQMNEYLAVLRSVMPPSYAQRGDQASIVAGAINFVKELEQLLQSLEAQKRRAGCAEPPAAPPFAGFFTFPQYSTGATGAVGASDSSGSAGGDQSGGGCAGARRGVADIEVAVAESHANVKVLAPRRPRQLLRMVVALQCLGLTVLHLYVTTTADHLAFYSFSLKMEDECRLSSVDDIAAAVNEIVAKVSDEVIISQLAA from the exons ATGGCGCTCGAAGCCGTGGTGTTCCCCATGGAGCACCTCGCGTGCACGGCCAAGGCGGACTCGGCGTCGCTGGGCTGCGGCTTCGACATTGACGATCTCGAGGAGAAGGGCGGCGTGGTTCTGCAGGTAGAGGCCGCGGGCGCGCTGCCGCTCGGTGACGGCGCGGCCACCGCATGGGACGCAGCTCTCTGCCCATGCTCCGTCGCTCCTGGTGCCCTGGAGGAGTGCTGGGACGCGCAGCGCCACCTCTCcgtgtcgccgccgccggtgccggccCCGCCGGGAGGACGCGGCAAGGCGACCGCgtcggcggcgcggaggcggcgacggcgcccgAAGGCGGTGAAGAACACGGAGGAGATGGAGAGCCAGCGGCGCAACCACATTGCCGTGGAGCGCAACCGGCGGCGGCAGATGAACGAGTACCTCGCCGTGCTCCGCTCCGTCATGCCGCCCTCCTACGCGCAGCGG GGCGACCAGGCGTCGATCGTGGCGGGCGCCATCAACTTCGTCaaggagctggagcagctgctgcagTCGCTGGAGGCGCAGAAGCGGCGGGCGggctgcgccgagccgccggcggcgccgccgttcGCCGGCTTCTTCACGTTCCCTCAGTACTCGACCGGCGCGACCGGTGCTGTCGGCGCTAGCGACAGTTCTGGCTCTGCTGGCGGCGATCAGAGTGGCGGCGGCTGCGCGGGGGCCCGCCGCGGCGTGGCCGACATCGAGGTGGCCGTGGCGGAGAGCCACGCCAACGTGAAGGTGCTCGCGCCGCGGCGGCCCAGGCAGCTGCTGAGGATGGTGGTGGCGCTGCAgtgcctcggcctcaccgtgctCCACCTCTACGTGACCACCACGGCCGACCACCTGGCCTTCTACTCCTTCAGCCTCAAG ATGGAGGATGAATGCCGGCTATCGTCTGTCGACGACATCGCCGCCGCGGTGAACGAGATCGTCGCGAAGGTCTCCGACGAGGTCATCATTAGTCAGTTAGCTGCCTAG